A genomic segment from Alkalilimnicola ehrlichii MLHE-1 encodes:
- the mfd gene encoding transcription-repair coupling factor, translating to MPEKHASPLTPPLPAKAGNREHWYGLHGATGALALAQAARAHDGLVVAVTDSPQQAARLDTELRFFLGDHARGETPVFSFPDWETLPYDVFSPHQDIISERLAALYRLPRTRGGVLIVPVNTLMQRLAPVSWLEGQGLMLGVGDRLDLDAMRERLEQAGYRCVSEVGEHGEFAVRGALLDLFPMGATQPVRIDLFDDEVETLRHFDPDTQRTTEKIDRVELLPAREFPTDEAGITQFRGAWRAAFEGDPSRSLVYREVSAGHLPAGIEYYLPLFFEETATLFDYLPKGALVARLGESDTQADTYYTQVRNRYEQRRHDLERPLLAPERLFLSPDDLRERFNTLPQVVLHADTPAPEAPRPREVVFETEPLPDLRNRPQADNPLERLTSYLSDYTGRVLFIAETTGHREALLERLQKHRIRPQACDWEGFVTGDMPMGVAVAPVEHGAQVNQPAMALITEDAIYGDRAQQRRRRRAGAVRDPETIIRDLTDLAIGAPVVHEDHGVGRYLGLQTLEAGGLTTEFLTLEYAKGDKLYVPVASLHLISRYTGAEGDAVPVHQLGSDKWEKAKKRAAKRARDAAAELLDIYARRAAREGHAYEWRDEDYQAFADAFPFEETPDQESAIAAVEADMRSSRPMDRVVCGDVGFGKTEVAMRAAFMGIQDGRQVAVMVPTTLLAQQHFQNFRDRFSDWPVRVEVLSRFRSTKDTNAVLRDLADGKVDIVIGTHKLLQDSVKYKDLGLVIIDEEHRFGVRQKEKLKKLRAEVDILTLTATPIPRTLNMSLAGIRDLSIIATPPARRLAVKTFVNQWDPAIIQEACQRELKRGGQIYFLHNDLDSIDRIARELEELVPDARVDVAHGQMPERDLERVMLDFYHQRFNILVCSTIIESGIDVPTANTILINRADKLGLAQLHQLRGRVGRSHHRAYAYLIAPPEKAMTADAKKRLEAISNLEDLGVGFALASHDLEIRGAGELLGEEQSGQISEVGFNLYTELLDRAVKALQSGEEPALDEPMHRGAEVDLRIPALMPEDYLPDVHTRLVMYKRIANARTEAELDELQVEMIDRFGLLPDATRNLFRVTALKLRADALGIEKVEGLASGITLHFGSKPKIDPEALISLIQSSPETYRLQGQEKLQYRKHLPEAEDRIRAVDELLRALRPSARETAGA from the coding sequence ATGCCCGAGAAACACGCCTCACCGCTGACACCGCCCCTCCCCGCCAAGGCCGGCAACCGCGAGCACTGGTACGGCCTGCACGGGGCTACCGGCGCGCTGGCCCTGGCCCAGGCGGCCCGGGCCCATGACGGCCTGGTGGTGGCGGTCACCGACAGCCCCCAGCAGGCGGCGCGGCTGGATACGGAGTTGCGCTTCTTCCTCGGCGATCACGCCCGGGGCGAGACGCCGGTGTTCAGCTTCCCGGACTGGGAGACCCTGCCCTACGACGTCTTCTCACCCCACCAGGACATCATCTCCGAGCGGCTGGCCGCGCTCTACCGCCTGCCGCGCACCCGGGGCGGCGTGCTGATCGTGCCGGTGAACACGCTGATGCAGCGCCTGGCCCCGGTGAGCTGGCTGGAGGGCCAGGGCCTGATGCTGGGGGTGGGCGACCGGCTGGACCTGGACGCCATGCGCGAGCGGCTGGAGCAGGCCGGCTACCGCTGCGTCTCCGAGGTGGGCGAGCACGGCGAGTTCGCGGTGCGCGGCGCCCTGCTCGACCTTTTCCCCATGGGGGCCACACAGCCGGTGCGCATCGACCTGTTCGACGACGAGGTGGAGACCCTGCGCCACTTCGACCCGGACACCCAGCGCACCACCGAGAAGATCGACCGGGTGGAGCTGCTGCCGGCGCGGGAGTTCCCCACCGACGAGGCGGGCATCACCCAGTTCCGCGGGGCGTGGCGCGCCGCCTTCGAGGGTGACCCCTCGCGCAGCCTGGTCTACCGGGAGGTGAGCGCCGGCCACCTGCCGGCGGGCATCGAGTACTACCTGCCGCTCTTTTTCGAGGAGACGGCCACCCTGTTCGACTACCTGCCCAAGGGCGCCCTGGTGGCCCGCCTGGGCGAGTCGGACACCCAGGCCGACACCTACTACACCCAGGTGCGCAACCGCTACGAGCAGCGCCGCCACGACCTGGAGCGGCCGCTGCTGGCACCGGAACGGCTGTTCCTGAGCCCCGACGACCTGCGCGAGCGGTTCAACACCCTGCCCCAGGTGGTGCTGCACGCCGACACCCCGGCGCCGGAGGCCCCGCGCCCCCGCGAAGTGGTTTTCGAAACCGAGCCGCTGCCCGACCTGCGCAACCGCCCCCAGGCGGACAACCCGCTGGAGCGACTCACCAGTTACCTCTCCGACTACACCGGCCGGGTGCTCTTCATTGCCGAAACCACCGGCCACCGCGAGGCGCTGCTGGAGCGGCTGCAGAAGCACCGCATCCGCCCCCAGGCGTGCGACTGGGAGGGGTTCGTCACCGGTGACATGCCCATGGGCGTGGCCGTGGCCCCGGTGGAGCACGGCGCCCAGGTGAATCAGCCCGCCATGGCGCTGATCACCGAGGACGCCATCTACGGCGACCGGGCCCAGCAGCGGCGCCGGCGCCGCGCCGGGGCGGTGCGCGACCCCGAGACCATCATCCGCGACCTGACCGACCTGGCCATCGGTGCCCCGGTGGTGCACGAGGACCACGGCGTGGGCCGCTACCTGGGGCTGCAGACCCTGGAGGCCGGCGGGCTGACCACCGAGTTCCTCACCCTGGAGTACGCCAAGGGCGACAAGCTCTACGTGCCGGTGGCCTCGCTGCATCTGATCTCCCGCTACACCGGCGCCGAGGGCGACGCGGTGCCCGTGCACCAGTTGGGCAGCGACAAGTGGGAGAAGGCCAAGAAGCGCGCCGCCAAACGCGCCCGGGACGCCGCCGCCGAGTTGCTGGATATCTACGCCCGCCGCGCCGCCCGCGAGGGCCATGCCTACGAGTGGCGGGACGAGGACTACCAGGCCTTCGCCGATGCCTTCCCCTTCGAGGAGACCCCGGACCAGGAGAGCGCCATCGCCGCCGTGGAGGCGGACATGCGCTCGTCCCGCCCCATGGACCGGGTGGTCTGCGGCGACGTGGGCTTCGGCAAGACCGAGGTGGCCATGCGCGCCGCCTTCATGGGCATCCAGGACGGCCGCCAGGTGGCGGTGATGGTGCCCACCACCCTGCTGGCCCAACAGCACTTCCAGAACTTCCGCGATCGCTTCTCGGACTGGCCGGTGCGCGTGGAGGTGCTCTCGCGCTTTCGCAGCACCAAGGACACCAACGCGGTGCTGCGCGACCTGGCCGACGGCAAGGTGGATATCGTCATCGGCACCCACAAGCTGCTGCAGGACTCGGTCAAGTACAAGGACCTGGGGCTGGTGATCATCGACGAGGAGCACCGCTTCGGCGTCCGCCAGAAGGAGAAGCTGAAGAAGCTGCGCGCCGAGGTGGACATCCTCACCCTGACCGCGACGCCCATCCCGCGCACGCTCAACATGTCCCTGGCCGGTATCCGCGACCTGTCCATCATCGCCACCCCGCCGGCCCGCCGCCTGGCGGTGAAAACCTTCGTCAACCAGTGGGACCCGGCCATCATCCAGGAGGCCTGCCAGCGCGAGCTCAAGCGCGGCGGGCAGATCTACTTCCTGCACAACGACCTGGACTCCATCGACCGCATTGCCCGGGAGCTGGAAGAGCTGGTGCCGGACGCCCGGGTGGACGTGGCCCACGGCCAGATGCCGGAGCGCGACCTGGAGCGGGTGATGCTCGACTTCTACCACCAGCGCTTCAACATCCTGGTCTGCTCCACCATCATCGAGTCCGGCATCGACGTGCCCACTGCCAACACCATCCTGATCAACCGCGCCGACAAGCTGGGCCTTGCCCAACTGCACCAGCTGCGCGGCCGGGTGGGCCGCTCCCACCACCGGGCCTACGCCTACCTGATCGCGCCGCCGGAGAAGGCCATGACGGCGGACGCCAAGAAGCGCCTGGAGGCCATCTCCAACCTGGAGGACCTGGGCGTGGGCTTCGCCCTGGCCAGCCACGACCTGGAGATCCGCGGCGCCGGCGAGCTGCTGGGCGAGGAGCAGAGCGGGCAGATCAGCGAGGTGGGCTTCAACCTCTACACCGAGCTGCTGGACCGGGCGGTCAAGGCGCTGCAGAGCGGCGAGGAGCCGGCGTTGGATGAGCCCATGCACCGTGGCGCCGAGGTGGATCTGCGCATCCCGGCGCTGATGCCGGAGGACTACCTGCCCGACGTGCACACCCGGCTAGTGATGTACAAGCGCATCGCCAACGCCCGCACGGAGGCGGAGCTGGACGAGCTGCAGGTGGAGATGATCGACCGCTTCGGCCTGCTGCCGGACGCCACCCGCAACCTGTTCCGCGTTACCGCCCTCAAGCTGCGCGCCGACGCCCTGGGCATCGAGAAGGTGGAGGGGCTGGCCTCCGGCATTACCCTGCACTTTGGCAGCAAGCCGAAGATCGACCCGGAGGCGCTGATCTCGCTGATCCAGTCCAGCCCGGAGACCTACCGGCTGCAGGGTCAGGAGAAGCTGCAGTACCGCAAGCACCTGCCGGAGGCGGAGGACCGGATCCGCGCCGTGGACGAGCTGCTGCGGGCGCTGCGACCTTCCGCTCGGGAGACCGCCGGCGCCTGA
- a CDS encoding sensor histidine kinase, producing MPNNTGHPAPQDPRELQQALVEVSLRLERRVRELEALVSVTERINRGLLLDDVLDEIYDSFRPIIPYDRIGVALLEENDQGEQLVRSRWARSDHRTAHIGPGYAAPLAGSSLERILKTGEPRIINDLQEHLLHNPRSKSTQQILKDGVRSSLTCPLVAMGRPVGFIFFSSNAPNTYRNAHIATFQQIAGQLATILEKSRLYERLMELNDLKNRFLGVAAHDLRNPLGVLNGYIDLLRQEALGPLNEAQQEVMGVMADVAERMSALVEDLLDVSAIESGQLELEREPLDLNRFLQGQAHAQGLIAQGKSIRIVLDIPEPLPTVAVDSRRLGQVLDNLIANAVKFSPRDSTITLGGRADDQSVRISVSDQGPGIPAEERAQLFQPFRRGSNAPTADEKSTGLGLSIVQKLVQAHGGQVAVDAAPGGGARFTVTLPRQPDPEQKGDAPA from the coding sequence ATGCCAAACAATACCGGCCATCCCGCGCCCCAGGACCCCCGTGAACTGCAACAGGCGCTGGTGGAGGTCAGCCTGCGGCTGGAGCGCCGGGTACGGGAACTGGAGGCGCTGGTCAGCGTCACCGAACGAATCAACCGCGGGCTGTTGCTGGACGACGTGCTGGACGAGATCTACGACTCCTTCCGGCCGATCATCCCCTATGACCGGATCGGTGTCGCCCTGCTCGAGGAGAACGACCAGGGCGAGCAACTGGTCCGCTCGCGCTGGGCACGCTCCGACCACCGCACCGCCCACATCGGCCCGGGCTACGCCGCGCCGCTGGCCGGCAGTAGCCTGGAGCGCATCCTCAAGACCGGCGAGCCGCGCATCATCAACGACCTGCAGGAACACCTGCTGCACAACCCGCGCTCCAAGTCCACCCAGCAGATCCTCAAAGACGGCGTGCGCTCCAGCCTCACCTGCCCGCTGGTGGCCATGGGCCGTCCGGTGGGCTTCATCTTCTTCTCCAGCAACGCGCCCAACACCTACCGCAACGCCCACATCGCCACCTTCCAGCAGATCGCCGGGCAGCTCGCCACCATCCTGGAAAAGAGCCGCCTTTACGAGCGGCTGATGGAGCTCAACGACCTCAAAAACCGCTTCCTGGGCGTGGCGGCCCACGACCTGCGCAACCCGTTGGGGGTGCTCAACGGCTACATCGATCTGCTGCGCCAGGAGGCCCTCGGCCCATTGAACGAGGCCCAACAGGAGGTGATGGGGGTGATGGCGGACGTCGCCGAGCGCATGAGCGCGCTGGTGGAGGACCTGCTCGATGTCAGCGCCATCGAATCGGGGCAGTTGGAGCTGGAGCGCGAACCGCTGGACCTCAACCGCTTCCTGCAGGGGCAGGCCCACGCCCAAGGGCTGATCGCCCAGGGCAAGTCGATCCGCATCGTGCTGGACATCCCGGAACCGCTGCCCACGGTGGCGGTGGACAGCCGCCGCCTGGGCCAGGTGCTGGACAACTTGATCGCCAACGCGGTCAAGTTCTCGCCCAGGGACAGCACCATCACCCTCGGCGGCCGCGCCGACGATCAGTCGGTTCGGATCAGCGTCAGTGACCAGGGCCCGGGCATCCCGGCCGAGGAACGGGCGCAGCTCTTCCAGCCCTTCCGGCGCGGCAGTAACGCCCCCACCGCCGATGAGAAGAGCACCGGGCTGGGTCTGTCCATTGTCCAGAAACTGGTTCAGGCCCACGGCGGACAGGTGGCGGTGGACGCGGCCCCCGGCGGCGGCGCCCGCTTCACCGTGACCCTGCCCCGGCAGCCCGACCCAGAACAGAAAGGCGATGCCCCGGCATGA
- a CDS encoding GGDEF domain-containing protein, whose amino-acid sequence MSEQVVSMESRVGKPQAVPTASSPEGVALRVALRLQSTLDPAAVLRYFLQECEPLIGLASVRFQSEALPEVLQAGSARRCRVVQRLRLNGRLLGELTLSRAAPWRPEDREALDQLVALLVHPLNNAVRFQQAEAAGRKDSLTGLQNRQALAEALAREVSLAHRHGHPLSLMVVDLDRFKAINDTHGHRVGDTALCRLAALLQENCRGGDLVFRYAGDEFVVLMAHTAAAGAVRSGQRLLARMAQETLAIGESDDQLNLRASAGVAELEPEEAGEGLFHRADMALLRAKRYGRERLVCD is encoded by the coding sequence ATGAGCGAACAGGTGGTGTCCATGGAAAGCAGGGTGGGGAAGCCGCAGGCGGTGCCGACGGCGTCGTCGCCGGAAGGGGTGGCGCTGCGGGTGGCATTGCGCCTGCAGAGCACGCTGGACCCGGCCGCGGTGCTGCGCTACTTCCTGCAGGAGTGTGAACCGCTGATCGGTCTGGCGTCGGTGCGCTTTCAGAGCGAGGCCCTGCCCGAGGTGCTGCAGGCGGGAAGCGCCCGGCGCTGCCGGGTGGTGCAGCGGCTGCGCCTCAACGGGCGTCTGCTTGGTGAATTGACCCTGTCGCGGGCCGCGCCCTGGCGGCCAGAGGACCGGGAGGCCCTGGACCAGTTGGTGGCCCTGCTGGTGCACCCGCTGAACAATGCTGTCCGCTTTCAGCAGGCCGAGGCCGCCGGCCGGAAGGACAGCCTGACCGGGCTGCAGAACCGCCAGGCGCTGGCGGAGGCGCTGGCGCGGGAGGTCAGCCTGGCGCACCGGCACGGCCATCCACTCTCGCTCATGGTGGTGGACCTGGACCGGTTCAAGGCAATCAACGACACCCACGGCCATCGGGTGGGGGACACGGCGCTGTGCCGGCTTGCGGCCTTGCTGCAGGAGAACTGCCGTGGCGGCGACCTGGTGTTTCGCTACGCCGGCGATGAGTTCGTGGTGCTCATGGCGCACACGGCGGCGGCCGGGGCGGTGCGCTCGGGGCAGCGCCTGCTGGCGCGCATGGCGCAGGAGACCCTGGCCATCGGCGAATCCGACGACCAACTCAACCTGCGCGCCAGTGCCGGGGTGGCGGAGTTGGAGCCGGAGGAGGCGGGCGAGGGGCTGTTCCATCGTGCCGACATGGCCCTGCTGCGGGCCAAGCGCTACGGGCGGGAGCGCCTGGTCTGCGACTGA
- a CDS encoding integron integrase has product MVDPSRKDARARFWDRYIQALRKQGVKPPFDRWHVRRAEEFIKAHPDQRLRELGPDGVQSYLRRKGHAGNLKAWQFQQVVRAIQTLYSTANIAWAARFDWQYWMDAARTLEPEHVSTARDTPAPTPVRLAERVADTRLAHVVHAHPALFEAFSETVTSRGLAISTEKTYLAWTCRFIVFLQSKPVESADEADVQQFLSQLVTQRNVAASTQSQALNALVFFFRYVLQRPLGELQAIERSKRPRRLPVVLSRNEVKALLSEMHGVHHLLASLLYGSGMRVMEALRLRVKDIDFERRAITVRSGKGDKDRVVPLPESTIAPLQNHLRQVKAIHEGDLADGYGEASLPHALARKYRNAGKEWHWQYVFPSARVAVDPRSGAIRRHHLHETAVQRAVKRAVRASRIPKQASCHTLRHSFATHLLERGQDIRTVQELLGHADVSTTMIYTHVMSKGGVPAASPLDGL; this is encoded by the coding sequence ATGGTTGATCCAAGCCGCAAAGATGCCCGTGCCCGGTTCTGGGATCGTTACATCCAGGCTCTCCGAAAGCAAGGCGTGAAGCCACCCTTCGACCGATGGCACGTACGTCGGGCGGAGGAGTTCATCAAGGCGCACCCTGATCAAAGGCTTCGCGAGTTGGGCCCTGATGGCGTGCAAAGCTACCTGCGACGGAAGGGACACGCCGGTAATCTCAAGGCCTGGCAGTTCCAGCAAGTGGTTCGTGCTATACAGACGCTGTATAGCACGGCTAACATAGCATGGGCTGCGAGGTTCGACTGGCAGTATTGGATGGATGCCGCCCGAACGCTCGAGCCTGAACACGTTTCTACGGCCCGGGACACCCCAGCGCCAACTCCGGTACGGCTTGCCGAACGTGTTGCTGACACTCGTCTGGCACACGTGGTACACGCGCACCCCGCGCTTTTTGAGGCTTTTTCTGAAACAGTCACCAGCAGAGGCTTGGCGATCAGCACCGAGAAAACCTACCTGGCGTGGACCTGCCGGTTCATTGTGTTTCTGCAGTCGAAGCCTGTGGAAAGCGCGGACGAGGCGGATGTTCAACAATTTCTCAGTCAGTTGGTCACACAGCGCAATGTAGCCGCCAGCACCCAGAGCCAGGCTCTGAACGCTTTGGTCTTCTTCTTCCGGTACGTTCTGCAGCGACCGCTTGGCGAACTCCAGGCTATTGAGAGGTCAAAACGGCCCAGGCGCCTTCCTGTGGTTCTCTCTCGCAATGAGGTCAAGGCGCTGTTGAGTGAAATGCACGGTGTTCACCATTTGCTGGCCTCATTGCTTTATGGTTCCGGCATGCGGGTCATGGAAGCACTACGATTGCGCGTCAAAGATATAGATTTCGAGCGGCGGGCAATCACGGTGAGATCCGGCAAAGGCGATAAGGATCGCGTGGTACCCCTTCCCGAATCCACGATAGCGCCGCTCCAGAACCACTTGCGGCAGGTGAAGGCCATTCACGAGGGAGACCTGGCCGATGGGTACGGTGAAGCCTCCCTCCCCCATGCCCTGGCCCGGAAGTACCGCAATGCCGGGAAGGAATGGCATTGGCAGTATGTGTTTCCCAGTGCCCGGGTAGCGGTCGATCCCCGATCAGGGGCGATCCGTCGACATCATCTTCATGAAACCGCTGTCCAGCGTGCGGTAAAACGGGCGGTGAGAGCCTCCAGAATACCGAAACAGGCCAGTTGCCACACCTTGCGGCACAGTTTTGCCACGCACCTGCTGGAGCGCGGCCAGGATATCCGAACCGTGCAAGAGCTCCTGGGCCACGCGGATGTATCGACGACCATGATCTACACGCATGTAATGAGCAAAGGTGGCGTCCCTGCGGCGAGCCCGTTGGACGGGCTTTAG
- the lysS gene encoding lysine--tRNA ligase yields the protein MTEQDDNKLIAQRREKLAALREAGQAFPNDFRRDSLAADIHARCAELDDEALEAENIRVRVAGRMMAKRVMGKASFTHLQDQSGRIQLFLARDELPEGVYQQFKGWDVGDIIGAAGTLFRTRKGELSVKVDELRLLTKSLRPLPEKYHGLTDTEARYRQRYVDLIMNDDSRRVFMLRSRLVAGIRDFLNGRGFLEVETPMMQPIPGGATARPFVTHHNALGADLYLRVAPELYLKRLVVGGFEQVYEINRNFRNEGVSTRHNPEFTMLEFYQAYADHNDLMDLTEAMLRRLAEEQLGTTQITYQGETFDFGRPFRRIRMVDAICEFNPDIGPEALTDRDSALNLAGHLNIPLMGHEGLGKLQMVIFETTTEHKLREPTFVTHYPKEVSPLARPVDDDPFYTERFELIVGGREIANGFSELNDAEDQAERFRAQAAEKAAGDDEAMHYDADFIRALEYGLPPTAGEGIGIDRLVMLFADAPSIRDVLLFPAMRPETGE from the coding sequence ATGACCGAGCAGGACGACAACAAGCTCATCGCCCAGCGGCGGGAAAAGCTCGCCGCGTTGCGCGAGGCCGGCCAGGCCTTCCCCAACGACTTCCGCCGCGACAGCCTGGCAGCGGACATCCACGCCCGCTGCGCGGAGCTGGACGACGAGGCGCTGGAGGCGGAGAACATCCGCGTGCGGGTGGCCGGGCGGATGATGGCCAAGCGGGTGATGGGCAAGGCGAGCTTTACCCACCTGCAGGATCAGTCCGGTCGCATCCAGCTCTTTCTGGCCCGAGATGAGCTGCCGGAGGGGGTCTACCAGCAGTTCAAGGGCTGGGATGTCGGTGACATCATCGGCGCGGCGGGGACGTTGTTCCGCACCCGCAAGGGCGAGCTGTCGGTTAAGGTGGACGAGCTGCGCCTGCTCACCAAGTCGCTGCGCCCGCTGCCCGAGAAGTACCACGGGCTGACGGACACCGAGGCGCGCTACCGCCAGCGCTACGTCGACCTGATCATGAACGACGACTCACGCCGGGTCTTCATGCTGCGCAGCCGGCTGGTGGCGGGCATTCGTGACTTTTTGAACGGCCGTGGTTTTCTCGAGGTGGAGACGCCGATGATGCAGCCCATTCCGGGCGGCGCGACGGCGCGACCGTTCGTGACCCATCACAACGCCCTGGGCGCGGACCTGTACCTGCGGGTGGCGCCGGAGCTGTACCTGAAGCGGCTGGTGGTGGGCGGCTTCGAACAGGTCTACGAGATCAACCGGAATTTCCGTAACGAGGGGGTGAGCACCCGCCACAACCCCGAGTTCACGATGCTGGAGTTCTATCAGGCCTACGCGGATCACAACGACCTGATGGACCTGACCGAGGCTATGCTGCGGCGGCTGGCCGAGGAGCAGTTGGGCACGACGCAGATCACCTATCAGGGTGAAACCTTCGACTTCGGCCGGCCCTTCCGGCGGATCCGGATGGTGGATGCGATCTGTGAGTTCAACCCCGACATCGGGCCGGAGGCGCTGACCGACCGGGATTCGGCGCTCAACCTGGCTGGGCACCTGAACATCCCGCTGATGGGGCATGAGGGGCTCGGCAAGCTGCAGATGGTGATCTTCGAGACCACGACGGAGCACAAGCTGCGCGAGCCCACGTTCGTGACCCACTACCCCAAGGAGGTCTCGCCGCTGGCCCGGCCGGTGGATGACGACCCCTTCTACACCGAGCGGTTCGAGCTGATCGTCGGCGGCCGGGAGATTGCCAATGGCTTCTCCGAGCTGAACGACGCCGAGGACCAGGCGGAGCGGTTCCGGGCCCAGGCGGCGGAAAAGGCCGCCGGCGATGACGAGGCGATGCACTACGACGCCGATTTCATCCGGGCGCTGGAGTACGGGTTACCCCCCACGGCGGGCGAGGGCATCGGCATCGACCGGCTGGTGATGCTCTTCGCCGACGCCCCATCCATCCGGGACGTCCTGCTGTTCCCGGCCATGCGCCCGGAGACGGGGGAGTAA
- a CDS encoding response regulator yields MTTPSLPDRVLIVDDFQPMRSLLNTMLRQMGFENIDQAHNGRSALESFRGRKQPLVFLDISMPDMTGLEVLRELRELEGGDQAFVIMQTGDATRDNVLEAKELGVGGFIAKPYNMQKVKALVGVYLKRDR; encoded by the coding sequence ATGACGACCCCGAGCCTGCCCGACCGCGTCCTCATCGTGGACGACTTCCAGCCCATGCGCTCGCTGCTCAACACCATGCTGCGCCAGATGGGCTTCGAGAATATCGACCAGGCACACAACGGCCGCAGCGCGCTGGAGAGCTTCCGCGGCCGCAAACAGCCGCTGGTCTTTCTCGACATCAGCATGCCCGACATGACCGGCCTGGAGGTGCTGCGCGAGCTGCGGGAGCTGGAGGGCGGGGACCAGGCCTTCGTCATCATGCAGACCGGCGACGCCACCCGCGACAATGTCCTGGAGGCCAAGGAGCTGGGGGTGGGGGGGTTTATCGCCAAGCCCTACAACATGCAGAAGGTGAAGGCGCTGGTCGGGGTTTACCTCAAGCGGGACCGATAG
- the prfB gene encoding peptide chain release factor 2 (programmed frameshift), translating to MELNPITQKIDDLKGRAEALRGYLDYDLKRERLEEVTRELEQPEVWNDPERAQSLGRERAQLEGLVETFERLDSVLGDADELLEMAADEGDEETVAALQSDLGDCERELQKLEFRRMFSGEMDPANAFMDIQAGAGGTEAQDWANMLLRMYLRWGERHGFKTEIIELSEGDEAGIKSATVKFEGEYAFGWLRTEIGIHRLVRKSPFDSGNRRHTSFASVFVSPEVDDDVDIDINPADLRVDVYRASGAGGQHVNRTESAVRITHMPSGIVVQCQQDRSQHKNRATAMKQLKSKLFELEMQKRRDEAEAVEGTKSDIGWGNQIRSYVLDQSRIKDLRTGVEVGNTQAVLDGDLDQFIEASLKAGV from the exons ATGGAACTGAACCCGATTACCCAGAAGATCGATGACCTCAAGGGCCGTGCCGAGGCCCTTAGGGGGTATCTT GACTACGACCTCAAGCGTGAACGGCTAGAGGAGGTCACCCGCGAGCTGGAGCAGCCTGAGGTCTGGAACGACCCGGAGCGGGCCCAGTCCTTAGGGCGCGAGCGCGCCCAGCTGGAAGGCCTGGTTGAGACCTTTGAGCGCCTGGACAGCGTGCTCGGCGATGCCGACGAGCTGCTGGAGATGGCCGCCGACGAGGGCGACGAGGAGACGGTGGCCGCACTGCAATCGGACCTGGGCGACTGTGAGCGCGAGCTGCAGAAGCTGGAGTTCCGGCGGATGTTCTCCGGTGAGATGGACCCGGCCAATGCCTTCATGGACATCCAGGCCGGCGCCGGCGGCACCGAGGCGCAGGACTGGGCGAACATGCTGTTGCGCATGTACCTGCGTTGGGGCGAACGCCACGGCTTCAAGACCGAAATCATCGAGTTGTCCGAGGGCGACGAGGCCGGCATCAAGAGTGCCACGGTCAAGTTCGAGGGTGAGTACGCCTTCGGCTGGCTGCGCACCGAGATCGGCATCCACCGCCTGGTGCGCAAGTCGCCTTTCGACTCCGGCAACCGCCGTCATACCTCCTTTGCGTCGGTGTTCGTCTCGCCCGAGGTGGACGACGACGTGGATATCGACATCAACCCGGCCGACCTGCGGGTGGACGTCTACCGCGCCTCCGGGGCGGGCGGCCAGCACGTCAACCGCACGGAATCGGCGGTGCGGATCACCCACATGCCCAGCGGCATCGTGGTGCAGTGCCAGCAGGACCGCTCCCAGCACAAGAACCGCGCCACGGCGATGAAGCAGCTCAAATCCAAGCTCTTCGAGCTGGAGATGCAGAAGCGTCGCGACGAGGCCGAGGCGGTGGAGGGGACCAAGTCGGACATCGGCTGGGGCAACCAGATCCGCTCCTACGTGCTGGACCAGAGCCGCATCAAGGACCTGCGCACCGGCGTCGAGGTGGGCAATACCCAGGCGGTGCTGGACGGCGATCTCGATCAGTTCATCGAGGCCAGTCTCAAGGCCGGCGTCTGA
- a CDS encoding peptidoglycan binding protein CsiV produces MQTPRPHATPSRRTGWAVPGLLALLLSLVGGTALLLPGTVAAEQQYDVELIIFRQWEARGDDAEAWPLSVGAPHFGRWQPLGARGFQRLSGNQLRLHGARQRLEQSDAYDPLLHIGWRQEGLPRNRSVAVPLPPAWMPPQAPEEWAPSLEPQRLYGLVRVYRERFLHAVIDLRYRRDTGDRDALLPAGAVHALQQSRRMRSDELHYLDHPVLGVLIQIRPVD; encoded by the coding sequence ATGCAGACACCTCGCCCGCACGCCACTCCATCCCGCCGCACCGGTTGGGCCGTGCCCGGCCTGTTGGCCCTTCTGCTCTCGCTGGTGGGCGGTACCGCACTGCTGCTGCCCGGTACCGTGGCGGCAGAGCAGCAGTACGATGTGGAGCTGATTATCTTCCGCCAGTGGGAGGCGCGCGGCGACGACGCCGAGGCCTGGCCGCTGTCGGTGGGCGCGCCCCACTTCGGACGCTGGCAGCCGCTGGGCGCCCGTGGTTTCCAACGCCTGTCCGGCAACCAGTTGCGTCTGCACGGCGCCCGCCAGCGCCTGGAGCAGTCCGACGCCTATGACCCCCTGCTGCATATCGGCTGGCGCCAGGAAGGCCTGCCGCGCAACCGCTCGGTGGCCGTGCCCCTCCCCCCCGCCTGGATGCCCCCGCAGGCCCCGGAGGAATGGGCCCCCTCGCTGGAGCCCCAGCGGCTCTACGGGCTGGTGCGCGTCTACCGCGAGCGCTTCCTGCACGCGGTGATCGATCTGCGCTACCGCCGTGATACCGGCGACCGCGACGCCCTGCTGCCGGCCGGCGCCGTCCATGCCCTGCAACAGAGCCGGCGTATGCGCAGCGATGAGCTGCACTACCTGGACCATCCGGTGCTGGGTGTGCTCATCCAGATCCGACCGGTCGACTGA